The DNA window GTGGCGCTGTTTTCTGCGGCCAAGTGCCTGGCATCGCGCTACCGTCCTGTGGGGCGGCGGCTGGCCATCGTCACGAATGGCGGCGGCCCCGGTGTCCTCGCGGCCGACTGGGTGAACGAGATTTTTCTGGATTTGGGCAAGCTCTCGCCAGAATCAGCTGCTGCACTCAAGCCGCAATTGCCAGAACTGGCCTCCTTGTCGGATTTGATTGATGTGTCGGAGGATGCCACTGCCGAGCATTACCGCATCGCCGTTGAAGCCGCTTCCAAAGACCGGCAGATTGACGGTGTGCTGGCCATCCATTCACCCAAGTCCGGTGTGGACCCTTCAGACGTGGCGCGCGTGTTGGCCGAAGTCAAACGCCAGATGACCAAGCCGCTACTGACCTGCTGGATGGGTGACGCCACCGTGGTCCCGGCCCGGGGCATCTTGCTTGAAGCCTCTATCCCGAGTTTTCGTACTCCTGAGGCGGCGGTTGGCGCTTTTGGCAACATCGCCGCCTTCCACCAGAACCAGCAACTGCTGCAGCAAACGCCGCCACCGCTCTCGGCCCTTGCCAAACCGGATATCAAGGGTGCGCGTTTGGTCATCGAGAGTGTGTTGGCCGAGCGCCGCAAGGTGCTCACCGAGATGGAATCCAAGACGCTGCTGGCGGCATTCCACATACCCGTCACCAAAACCATTCTGGCGCGCAGCGCGCACGAAGCCATGATGATCGCCACGCAACTGGGTTTTCCGGTGGCGCTCAAGATCGACTCGCCCGACATCAGTCACAAGTCGGATGTGCAGGGCGTGGCCTTGAACGTAATAGACGGCGCAAGCGCTCGTGATACCTATACCGATATGGTGGCGCGCGTAGCGCGCCTGCAACCCCATGCCCGCATCAATGGCGTCACCGTGCAGAACATGGTGCGCGCACGACGGGGGCGTGAAGTGTGCATTGGGTTGGTGACGGATGATCCCTTTGGTCCAGTCATTACCTTTGGTGCCGGGGGCACGATGATCGAGCTCATCAATGACCGTGCCATGGAACTGCCGCCCCTCAACCAGTTTCTGGCGCGCCGTTTGATCGAGCGTTCGCGCGTTGCCGAAACGCTGGGAGAGTGGCGCGGTGCCACGGCCGCAGACCATGAGGCGCTGGAGCAAATTTTGCTGCGTGTGTCAGAAATGGTGTGCCAGCTGCCGCAGCTGCGCGAGATGGACATCAACCCCATCATCGTGGATGAGTCAGGCGCCGTGGCGGTGGACGCCCGCATTGTGATCGACCATGCCCCGCATTCCGGCAATGGCAGTGTCGGCCAGTATGGCCACTTGGCCATCCTGCCGTATCCCGCGCGCTACGAGCAGATCTGGCCGCTGCGCGGCGGTGGTGAATACACGGTGCGCCCTATCCGGCCGGACGATGCGCAGATGCTTCAGACGCTGGTGCAGAACCTCTCGCCAGAGAGTCGCTATTTCCGTTTCATCTCATCCATGGCGCAGCTCCCGCCGATGATGCTGGCCCGCTTTACCCTGATCGACTACGACCGTGAGATGGCTTTGGTGGCCATCTTCAAGGAACGCAAGGCAGGGCCGGATGGCGAAATCGTCGAAACCGAACGCATTGTTGGCGTGTCACGCTACATCACCAACCCCGACCATTCCAGCTGTGAGTTTGCCTTGGTGGTCGCGGATGATTTCAGTGGCAAAGGCCTGGGCTCACGGCTGATGCTCAGCATCATGGATGTCGCCCGTGACAAGGGGCTTGCTGAAATCGAAGGATTGGTGCTGGCGAACAACCCAGAGATGCTCAAGCTTATGCGCAACCTGGGTTTCTCGATCAAGGCTTATGCCGATGATCCGGAATTCAAGATGGTGACGCACACGCTTTAGCGAGGCAGGGTGCGGTTTTTCAGCCAATGATCACATCGTAGAACTGAGGTGTCCGGCGGCCATCAAAAAGGGGCGCAACACGCTCACTGGCTTGGGCATGGGCGGGGGTGCTGTGCATTTTCATGAAAATTTCATGGCTCTCATGCTCCACGATGGCCGCATAGTTGCCGCCCTTGAGGGGGTTCAAGAGCCGTCGGCTAATGAATCCTTCATGTTTTCCAAACTCATCGTTGGTCTGGATAAACCACTCACGAAACTCGGCATCCTTGCCCGGCTGGATCGGTGGGAAATCGATAATGACAATGAACATGGTGCGTACCTCGGTTTTTGGGATTGAAGATTCCAACGAGCGGGGAGCGTAAGTTCCACCGCTCTTTCCGGTTCAACCTGCCCTTCAGTGCGGCACCTTGATCGCCTTCCAGCCTGCATGGTCGAAGTGCTTGCCGTATGCATTGGCGGCCTGGGCAACCTTGACGACTCCCGCAGCGCGTTTCTTCTCGCCTTCCTTGCCCTCGGCGGCTTCCACGCCGCTCATCATGTCTGCCACGATGATGTGAAGTTGCTCATCGGCCTTGGGGTCGAGTTTGCAGTTCTCCACGATATAGGTGATTTGCGCTGTGACGTCCTTGCCAAAGGCTTCGTAATCGGCAACCTTTGCCTTGCCTGAATGGGCCGTGGGCAGCGTCTGCGAAACCGTTTGGTGGATGGTCGACATGGCCTGGCGCAGCGCGTCGTCGGTGCCCCATTTCTTGCCCGCATTCAGTTCGAGCTTGTGGGGGGCGGACTTGCCGTGGTCATGGGCGTCGGTAGCGGCCAGCGCGGCCAGGGGGGACGAAAGGGCAACGGCGAGCATCAGGGCGATGGGTGATTTCATGGGGACTCCGTGAGGGTGGATGGAAACTGGGGCCTCGCGATTGCGGGGCCTTACTGGTTTCAACGAGCCGCCTCCGAAAATGTTCCATTTTCTTTGCATCTTTTTTCTCTGTATGGCTGCCGCGGGCTGCAGAGCCGCTGCTTCAGTCCCGGTGCAGCTGTTCTTCCTCCGTGCTTTCCTGGGCGTAGCGGTTGAGCAGCAACTCCATCAGGCGCGTGCGCTGGTGTTCGTCCAGCAGGGCGCGTTCAGCCAGCAGCTGCGCGATGACACGTTGCTGCTGGGCACCCTGCAGGCGAGCGATGGCAGCCTGCTCTGCGTCGATGGCGGTACGGTCGGGTGTGGCGGCAAAGATATGCCGGACCAGCGCCTCGCGGTGCTGGCGGATGGCCTGCCAGTTGGCCGCCAGTGCCTGCAGAAAGTCTGGCTCCAGTGCCTGCCAGCGCGCGCGCTGCTCGGCGTTCAGCGCCAGGTGGTCCTGCAGGTTCAGGGGTGCTGGATGCACCGGGTCGGTCTGCGGCCGGGGCCTGGATGATTGCCAGAGCAGGGCGCCAGCGATGCCCAGATTGAGCGACAGGGAGATGGCCAGCAGAGAGCGGGTCCAGTGGTTGCGGTTCATGGCATTCCTTTCGTCAGGCGGCACAGTTCAGCGGCGGCGCACAGCCCGCCTGGCGGCACCGGATCGAACACCCGCGCCATGGTGGCCGGGCGTGTGCTGGCGGCCCCGCCGCCAAGCAGCAGGCCGCCCATCCAGACGCCCGAGGCCAGCGCCATGCCGGCTGCAAGGCCCGCCGGTAGCCAGCCGCCCCAGTCGCCCAGCCAGTGCCGGGTCGGTGGGTGTTGTGGCCTGGGGCGCAGGCGGCCTTCCAGGCGGGAGGCGAGGTCAAAGCCCAGCGTGGGCGACGGCAGCGCGCGCAGTGCGTGTTGCAGTGACGTCAGTTCGCCAAGCCGGTGCTGGCACGCAGGGCAGCCCTGCAGGTGCTGCTGGAGCTGCGCGTGATCGCGCGGTGCGAGCATGTGGTCGGCGTAGGCGGACAGTTCTTCGGTTCCGGGGCAAGTCATGGCATTTCCTCCTGTCAGCGCGGCATTTTTTCCAGCAGTCCGGCGCGGGCCCGGGCGATGCGTGATTTC is part of the Simplicispira sp. 125 genome and encodes:
- a CDS encoding bifunctional acetate--CoA ligase family protein/GNAT family N-acetyltransferase, with product MEKHYLTPLFSPETVAVFAGDCEDDAHLTSQAKALHEALRAQRYTGRLVFVDLQKTTGSLADLVQTRADLAVIALPAADVAAALEVAGRMACRAAMIVSSGIGPDLATQLKKIAHREGMYLLGPNSLGLQRPALQLNASAAGPLARTGSLALVSQSGALTASILDWARNNAVGFSSVVSLGPNTDIDIAQVLDFLANDPQTHSIVVYMEGITSARAFMSALRSAANAKPVVVLKAGRKPAGNEAAQTHSGTIVGSDDVFDAALRRAGAVRVRSFVALFSAAKCLASRYRPVGRRLAIVTNGGGPGVLAADWVNEIFLDLGKLSPESAAALKPQLPELASLSDLIDVSEDATAEHYRIAVEAASKDRQIDGVLAIHSPKSGVDPSDVARVLAEVKRQMTKPLLTCWMGDATVVPARGILLEASIPSFRTPEAAVGAFGNIAAFHQNQQLLQQTPPPLSALAKPDIKGARLVIESVLAERRKVLTEMESKTLLAAFHIPVTKTILARSAHEAMMIATQLGFPVALKIDSPDISHKSDVQGVALNVIDGASARDTYTDMVARVARLQPHARINGVTVQNMVRARRGREVCIGLVTDDPFGPVITFGAGGTMIELINDRAMELPPLNQFLARRLIERSRVAETLGEWRGATAADHEALEQILLRVSEMVCQLPQLREMDINPIIVDESGAVAVDARIVIDHAPHSGNGSVGQYGHLAILPYPARYEQIWPLRGGGEYTVRPIRPDDAQMLQTLVQNLSPESRYFRFISSMAQLPPMMLARFTLIDYDREMALVAIFKERKAGPDGEIVETERIVGVSRYITNPDHSSCEFALVVADDFSGKGLGSRLMLSIMDVARDKGLAEIEGLVLANNPEMLKLMRNLGFSIKAYADDPEFKMVTHTL
- a CDS encoding antibiotic biosynthesis monooxygenase, which produces MFIVIIDFPPIQPGKDAEFREWFIQTNDEFGKHEGFISRRLLNPLKGGNYAAIVEHESHEIFMKMHSTPAHAQASERVAPLFDGRRTPQFYDVIIG
- a CDS encoding periplasmic heavy metal sensor, whose translation is MNRNHWTRSLLAISLSLNLGIAGALLWQSSRPRPQTDPVHPAPLNLQDHLALNAEQRARWQALEPDFLQALAANWQAIRQHREALVRHIFAATPDRTAIDAEQAAIARLQGAQQQRVIAQLLAERALLDEHQRTRLMELLLNRYAQESTEEEQLHRD
- a CDS encoding zf-HC2 domain-containing protein, which produces MTCPGTEELSAYADHMLAPRDHAQLQQHLQGCPACQHRLGELTSLQHALRALPSPTLGFDLASRLEGRLRPRPQHPPTRHWLGDWGGWLPAGLAAGMALASGVWMGGLLLGGGAASTRPATMARVFDPVPPGGLCAAAELCRLTKGMP